In Alphaproteobacteria bacterium HT1-32, the sequence GTGAAAAATTGCTCTGCCATCGGTTTCTACTGGGGCAGTTACCGCAAGAAGAAGCCCGAAGTTCACCGCCGTTCCTATGATGCTCTGGTGGGGTTGTATGAAGAGGGCAAGCTGAAACCGCATGTCAGCCACGTCCTGCCGATGGAGCAGGCTGCAGAGGCGCTGCAACTCCTCATCGACCGGAAGTCGACGGGCAAGGTCGTGCTGAAGATCAGCTGATTACAGCTACCCACTCTCAATTTATGAACAGAACCGGGAAACGAAATGCCTGACAGTATCACCCCTAAATATTCATCCCTTGTACCACAGGATATGGTTGATGAGATATTCCTGAAAGATGGCCGGGAGCCGGAGGATGAACGACTCTGGGTGCCAAATGGCCCCGGTCGCTGGTCACGTCCGCTTTGTTTCAACGTCAGTCAGGGCTACTGGGTACATCTGACAAAGGTAACCCAGGGCGGCGTGATTTCCCGCCATCGTCACCCGGCACCCGTGCATGGGTTCGTGCTCGAAGGTCGCTGGCGCTATCTGGAACGTGACTGGGTCGCGACGGCAGGGAGTTACCTGTATGAACCGCCGGGCGATGTACATACATTATACGTCGATGAGGGTGACAGCATGCTGACCCTGTTCCACAATACCGGTGCGCTGCTCTATTGTGATGAAGAAGGCAACACGACAGGCTCTACCGATGTCTTCGACCGTGTTGATGACGCCCGGAAACATTACGAAGCCGTCGGACTTGGCTCAGACTATGTGAAGCGCTTTATCCGGTGATGTTCTGACAGAACGGAGACGTCCTGAATTGCATGTTTCCCGACCCTTCTGGCTTTTCGTCGCTCTTGTGGCTGGTTCTGTATTAACCGGTTTTCAGACAGCGGCCTATAGCCAGTTGCCGGGACAACGGGTTATCGGAACAGCAGTGGTGATTGATGCGCGGACCGTCGAGGTTGAAGGGCAGTTGCTGGTGCTCTGGAAAATCGAGGCACCTTCGCCGCAGCAGCAATGTCTGCGGCAGGGTGTGGTCTGGGAATGCGGGCAGATTGCCCGCGACAACATGCGCGATATCGTTCGGGGCGGGGAACTGAATTGCCTCGTCATGTCAGGTGACGGGGGTTCTGATATTCCTGTCGCGCGGTGCTATCTCGGTTATTCCGATATTGCGGCCGCCCTGATTGACCGGGGTTATGCGATTGCCATTGATGTCCGCTCGTCTCCGTACAAACAGAACCACCGGGAGGCGCGTGGCGCCAACCGGGGGATATTCAGCGGTCTGTTCACGGATCCCGCAAAATGGCGGGCGGGTGAGCGTCTGCCGGGACTGTAGGGTCCGGGTTCAGGCTTTCACCAGCAATTCACGGGGAACGGATGCAAGGCATTCAACACCCTGCTCGGTGATCAGGATGCTCTCGGTTGTTTCCATGCCCCAGTCATCCATCCACAGACCGGTCATGAAATGGAAGGTCATGCCCGGTTGCAGAACCGTCACATCACCAAGCCGCAGGCTCATGGTGCGTTCGCCCCAGTCCGGCGGATAGCTGAGACCGATGGAATAACCGGTCCGGTTGTCTTTTGTAATTCCGTGTTTTTTCAGCACGTTGAAGAAGGCCCGGGCGACATCTTCGCAGGTGTTGCCTGGACGGGCGACGTCCAGTCCGGCAATCATGCCTTCCTGAACGGCCTTGTCCGCGTCGAGATAATGCTGCGAGGGTTTGCCCAGAAAGACAGTACGGGATAGCGGCACGTGATAGCGCCGGTAGCAGCCGGCAATTTCGAAGAAGGTCCCTTCACCGGACTTCATCGGCAGGTCATCCCAGGTCAGGTGCGGGGCCGCAGCGTCCGAGCCGGACGGCAGCAGGGGGACGATGGCCGGGTAATCGCCGCCATGTCCGTCGGCACCACGAACGCCGGCGTCATAAATTTCTGCAACCAGATCACATTTCCGGATTCCCGGTTCGACCTTGTCGATGATCCGGGCATGCATAGCCTCAACGATCCGGGCAGCCCGGCGCATGTAGGTCAGTTCCTGTGCTGACTTGACCGCCCGGCACCAGTTGGTCAGTCCTGTTGCATCATGAAACTGTGCATTCGGAAGATGCCGGGTCAGTGACTGATAGGCGGCAGCAGAGAAATAGTAATTATCCATCTCGACGCCGATGCGACATTTGCCCCATCCACGGTCCTGTATGATCTGACTGAGCAGATCCATGGGATGCCGCTCGGTCGACTGAACATAATGATCGGGGTAGGAGAGTATCTGCGCTTCATCCATATATACGGTTCGCACCGCCCCATTGACGTCCTGCAGACGGCCATACCAGACCGGGTCTTCATGCAGGTCCACCAGAACACATTGATGAACATAGAAGGACCAGCCGTCATATCCGGTAAGCCATGCCATGTTGGACGGGTCAGAGACGATCAGAAGATCGATTCCCTGCGCGGCCATTGCCGTCCTGACCTTGTTGATCCGATCCGCATACTCTGCGCGGCTGAAAGGAAGATCGATGTCAGGCATGGCAGTCTCCGGAGGTTAGTCGCTGTTGAAAAGATGTCCGAGCGTGAATGTGTTCGCGCGCTTCAGGGTGAAAGCGGCTATCGCCGTGTCCTGAATGCCGGTTCCGGTCAGATCGCAGACCGTGATATCCCCGGCAGAATGACGTCCCCGGGCATTGCCGGTGATGATTTGCCCAAGTTCTTCATAGGGATGGTTGTCCCCAACCACACCGGCGGCAACGGCTGATCGCAGTTCGCCCTGACGAAGGCACTGAGCATGACTGTCGCAGACATAGAGGCTGGCATCGGCAATGATCTGCGGCGCCAGTTCATTCTTGTAATCAGCATCGGACCCC encodes:
- a CDS encoding cupin domain-containing protein, translated to MVDEIFLKDGREPEDERLWVPNGPGRWSRPLCFNVSQGYWVHLTKVTQGGVISRHRHPAPVHGFVLEGRWRYLERDWVATAGSYLYEPPGDVHTLYVDEGDSMLTLFHNTGALLYCDEEGNTTGSTDVFDRVDDARKHYEAVGLGSDYVKRFIR
- the doeA gene encoding ectoine hydrolase DoeA, yielding MPDIDLPFSRAEYADRINKVRTAMAAQGIDLLIVSDPSNMAWLTGYDGWSFYVHQCVLVDLHEDPVWYGRLQDVNGAVRTVYMDEAQILSYPDHYVQSTERHPMDLLSQIIQDRGWGKCRIGVEMDNYYFSAAAYQSLTRHLPNAQFHDATGLTNWCRAVKSAQELTYMRRAARIVEAMHARIIDKVEPGIRKCDLVAEIYDAGVRGADGHGGDYPAIVPLLPSGSDAAAPHLTWDDLPMKSGEGTFFEIAGCYRRYHVPLSRTVFLGKPSQHYLDADKAVQEGMIAGLDVARPGNTCEDVARAFFNVLKKHGITKDNRTGYSIGLSYPPDWGERTMSLRLGDVTVLQPGMTFHFMTGLWMDDWGMETTESILITEQGVECLASVPRELLVKA